A genomic segment from Vagococcus zengguangii encodes:
- the pyrH gene encoding UMP kinase, whose translation MEEPKFKRVVLKLSGEALAGDVGFGIKPPVIEEICKEIKEVHDLGVEIAIVVGGGNIWRGQVGEQMGMERAQADYMGMLATVMNALALQDVLENVGLPTRVQTSIEMRQIAEQYIRRRAVRHLEKGRVVIFAGGTGNPYFSTDTTSALRAAEINADVILMAKNNVDGVYSADPKLDADAVKFEELTHLDVIAKGLAVMDSTASSLSMDNDIPLVVFNLNEPGNIKRVVEGENIGTTVRGKK comes from the coding sequence ATGGAGGAGCCAAAATTTAAACGCGTGGTATTAAAATTAAGTGGAGAAGCATTAGCTGGAGATGTTGGTTTTGGAATTAAACCACCAGTAATCGAAGAAATTTGTAAAGAAATCAAAGAAGTTCATGATTTAGGTGTTGAAATCGCAATCGTTGTCGGTGGCGGAAACATCTGGCGTGGTCAAGTCGGTGAACAAATGGGCATGGAACGTGCACAAGCTGACTATATGGGAATGCTTGCAACGGTGATGAACGCTTTAGCTTTACAAGATGTGTTAGAAAACGTTGGGCTACCAACTCGTGTTCAAACATCAATCGAAATGCGTCAAATCGCTGAACAATACATTCGTCGTCGTGCCGTACGTCATTTAGAAAAAGGTCGTGTTGTAATCTTTGCTGGGGGAACAGGTAATCCTTACTTCTCAACAGATACAACATCTGCTTTACGTGCAGCTGAAATCAATGCTGACGTTATCTTAATGGCGAAAAATAATGTTGACGGTGTTTACTCTGCTGATCCTAAATTAGATGCAGATGCGGTTAAATTTGAAGAATTAACTCACTTAGACGTGATTGCTAAAGGATTAGCGGTAATGGATTCTACAGCAAGCTCATTGAGTATGGATAATGATATTCCATTAGTTGTCTTTAACTTAAATGAACCAGGAAATATTAAACGCGTTGTTGAAGGTGAAAACATCGGAACAACGGTAAGGGGGAAAAAATAA
- the tsf gene encoding translation elongation factor Ts, whose protein sequence is MAQKITAAMVKELRDKTGVGMMDAKRALVEVDGDMDKAIDHLRESGLAKAAKKGDRIAAEGLANVYVNGNTAAIVEINSETDFVAKNDQFKELVVRVAKLVAENKPADMEAALAIETENGTIEKEILEATTVIGEKIAFRRFEIVEKADDEVFGAYLHAGGTIAVLSVVSGADEAVAKDVSMHVAAINPRYMTKEEVPAEELEHEKKVLTEQALNEGKPANIVEKMVIGRMQKFLAEICLVDQPFVKDPDMTVSKYLASKNSEVKAFVRFEVGEGIEKRQENFADEVRSQMK, encoded by the coding sequence ATGGCACAAAAAATTACTGCAGCTATGGTAAAAGAATTACGCGACAAAACAGGCGTTGGTATGATGGACGCTAAACGCGCATTAGTAGAAGTTGACGGAGACATGGACAAAGCAATCGATCACTTAAGAGAATCTGGTTTAGCAAAAGCTGCTAAAAAAGGTGACCGTATCGCTGCTGAAGGTTTAGCTAACGTTTACGTTAACGGCAATACTGCTGCAATCGTAGAAATCAACTCAGAAACTGACTTCGTTGCTAAAAACGACCAATTCAAAGAATTAGTTGTACGTGTAGCTAAATTAGTTGCTGAAAACAAACCAGCTGATATGGAAGCTGCTTTAGCTATCGAAACAGAAAACGGAACTATCGAGAAAGAAATCTTAGAAGCTACTACAGTTATCGGAGAAAAAATTGCTTTCCGTCGTTTCGAAATCGTTGAAAAAGCTGACGATGAAGTATTCGGAGCTTACTTACATGCTGGCGGAACTATCGCTGTATTATCAGTAGTTTCTGGTGCTGACGAAGCAGTAGCTAAAGACGTTTCAATGCACGTTGCAGCTATCAACCCTCGTTACATGACAAAAGAAGAAGTGCCTGCTGAAGAATTAGAACACGAGAAAAAAGTTTTAACTGAGCAAGCATTAAACGAAGGCAAACCAGCTAACATCGTTGAAAAAATGGTTATCGGCCGTATGCAAAAATTCTTAGCAGAAATCTGCTTAGTGGACCAACCATTCGTTAAAGATCCAGATATGACAGTTTCTAAATACTTAGCAAGCAAAAACTCTGAAGTTAAAGCATTCGTTCGTTTCGAAGTAGGCGAAGGAATCGAAAAACGTCAAGAAAACTTTGCTGACGAAGTAAGAAGCCAAATGAAATAA
- the rpsB gene encoding 30S ribosomal protein S2 — protein MAVISMKQLLESGVHFGHQTRRWNPKMKKYIFTERNGIYIIDLQKTVRLVDDAYNYMKDVAENGGIALFVGTKKQAQEAVKEEATRSGQFYVNHRWLGGTLTNWDTIQKRIARLKEINKMEEEGIFSVLPKKEVSVLNKERERLEKFLGGIADMPRIPDVMFIVDPRKERIAVQEAHKLNIPIVAMVDTNCDPDEIDVVIPSNDDAIRAVKLIAGKMADAFIEGRQGEDEVVEETFTAEEAPAADSMEEIVEVVEGSNAE, from the coding sequence ATGGCAGTAATTTCAATGAAACAATTACTAGAATCTGGTGTACACTTTGGTCACCAAACTCGTCGTTGGAACCCAAAAATGAAGAAATATATCTTCACTGAAAGAAACGGGATCTACATCATCGACTTACAAAAAACAGTTCGTTTAGTAGACGACGCTTACAACTACATGAAGGATGTTGCTGAAAACGGCGGTATCGCTTTATTCGTAGGTACTAAAAAACAAGCTCAAGAAGCTGTTAAAGAAGAAGCTACACGTTCAGGTCAATTCTACGTGAATCACCGTTGGTTAGGTGGAACTTTAACTAACTGGGATACTATCCAAAAACGTATCGCTCGCTTAAAAGAAATTAACAAAATGGAAGAAGAAGGAATCTTCTCTGTTTTACCTAAAAAAGAAGTTTCTGTATTAAACAAAGAACGTGAACGTTTAGAAAAATTCTTAGGCGGTATCGCTGATATGCCAAGAATTCCAGACGTAATGTTCATCGTAGACCCTCGTAAAGAGCGTATTGCGGTACAAGAAGCTCATAAATTAAACATTCCTATCGTTGCTATGGTAGATACTAACTGTGATCCAGATGAGATCGACGTAGTTATCCCATCAAATGACGATGCTATCCGCGCGGTTAAATTAATCGCTGGTAAAATGGCTGACGCTTTCATCGAAGGCCGTCAAGGTGAAGACGAAGTTGTAGAAGAAACTTTTACAGCTGAAGAAGCTCCAGCAGCAGATTCAATGGAAGAAATCGTTGAAGTTGTTGAAGGAAGCAACGCTGAATAA
- a CDS encoding class I SAM-dependent methyltransferase, which translates to MTEHYFSNSPETAHERAQFTFELKGKKFIFNTDSHVFSKNTIDFGSRVLIDAFDDSELPEGALLDVGCGYGPMGLSLAYSTGRFVEMVDVNERALGLAKENAAANGIEQVDIHVSSIYEVTNQESYAGIVSNPPIRAGKQVVHGILEGAYPLLKEGGSLTVVIQKKQGAPSAQKKMAEVFGNCEIVTKEKGYLILRSVKEA; encoded by the coding sequence ATGACAGAGCATTATTTTAGTAATTCACCAGAAACCGCTCATGAGCGAGCGCAATTTACTTTTGAGCTAAAAGGCAAAAAATTTATTTTTAATACGGATAGCCATGTTTTTTCAAAGAACACGATTGATTTTGGCAGTCGTGTGCTAATCGACGCGTTTGACGATAGCGAACTACCAGAAGGCGCGTTGCTAGATGTTGGTTGTGGTTACGGTCCAATGGGCTTGTCACTAGCATATAGTACGGGACGTTTTGTCGAGATGGTGGATGTGAACGAGCGTGCTTTAGGTTTAGCAAAAGAAAACGCAGCAGCTAATGGTATTGAACAAGTAGATATCCATGTTTCTTCTATATATGAAGTAACTAATCAAGAAAGTTACGCAGGGATTGTGAGCAACCCACCCATTCGTGCTGGTAAACAAGTGGTGCATGGTATTTTAGAAGGGGCCTATCCATTACTTAAAGAAGGCGGTAGCTTAACGGTTGTCATTCAAAAGAAACAAGGGGCACCAAGCGCTCAGAAGAAGATGGCAGAAGTTTTCGGAAACTGCGAGATTGTGACGAAAGAAAAAGGCTACTTGATTTTGAGAAGTGTGAAAGAGGCTTAA
- a CDS encoding SGNH/GDSL hydrolase family protein: MARIILFGDSLTAGYNPEEMFTDELTRRVQAAFPELDVINAGIPGDAAEQGLQRIEEHVLKYKADETNKLEVVTVFFGVNDLALHRDVSVMDYQAHLKSIVEQIGYDKVIVFSAPYVNQRLRFQDRPLTRIEQFVEVAQTLAGELDVPFVNLLEIMMNDTRRDDWFQADGLHFSSYGYEELAKLFNQEIKKKREVL; this comes from the coding sequence ATGGCAAGGATAATTTTATTTGGTGATAGCTTAACAGCAGGTTATAATCCAGAAGAAATGTTTACGGACGAATTGACGCGCCGTGTGCAAGCCGCTTTCCCAGAATTAGACGTTATTAACGCTGGAATACCTGGAGATGCGGCCGAACAAGGCCTTCAGCGAATAGAGGAACATGTGTTAAAATATAAAGCGGATGAAACAAATAAATTGGAGGTTGTCACTGTTTTCTTCGGGGTAAATGATTTAGCGTTGCACCGTGATGTATCCGTGATGGATTATCAAGCGCACCTCAAATCAATCGTCGAGCAAATAGGCTATGATAAAGTAATTGTTTTTTCTGCACCATATGTTAATCAACGTTTAAGATTTCAAGACCGTCCGTTAACACGTATCGAACAGTTTGTAGAAGTGGCGCAAACGCTAGCGGGGGAGTTGGATGTTCCGTTTGTTAACTTATTAGAAATCATGATGAATGACACTAGACGTGATGATTGGTTCCAAGCAGATGGTCTCCATTTTTCAAGTTATGGTTATGAGGAACTTGCAAAATTATTTAATCAAGAAATTAAAAAGAAGAGGGAAGTTTTATGA
- a CDS encoding acyl-CoA thioesterase — translation MNEVKPNQKFCHESRTVQTHLVLPQDTNSHNTLYGGQLMYYIDSCAAMAAIRHTRQPVVTASTDRLNFLAPIPADYALTLDAFVTGTGTRSLEVFVKVTGENLTTGERYLAATCFMTFVVVGKEIDKGYVVPTVVPESTEEISISKDYSERKQNRLRDLKLEKTFAADISLTTF, via the coding sequence ATGAATGAAGTTAAACCAAATCAAAAATTTTGTCATGAGTCACGTACGGTTCAAACCCATTTAGTGTTACCTCAAGACACAAACAGCCACAACACGTTATACGGTGGCCAATTAATGTACTATATTGATAGTTGCGCAGCAATGGCAGCGATTCGCCATACGCGTCAACCAGTTGTAACGGCTTCGACTGATCGTTTAAACTTCTTAGCACCGATTCCAGCTGACTATGCCTTAACATTGGATGCCTTTGTAACAGGTACTGGAACCCGTTCGTTAGAAGTTTTTGTAAAAGTAACTGGTGAAAATTTAACAACCGGAGAGCGCTATTTAGCGGCAACTTGCTTTATGACTTTTGTGGTAGTAGGAAAAGAAATTGACAAAGGTTATGTCGTGCCCACTGTCGTTCCTGAAAGTACTGAGGAAATTAGTATTTCTAAAGACTACTCGGAACGCAAACAAAATCGTTTACGCGATTTAAAACTTGAAAAAACATTTGCAGCCGACATTTCTTTAACCACTTTTTAA
- the coaA gene encoding type I pantothenate kinase has translation MQAKESKKYHHFTRPEWESFYLNGIPPLTEEELQEIKSFNDKISLQDVQDIYMPLTHLIKLYMKEYDSLQQSKGLFMQKYQETPPFIIGIAGSVAVGKSTTARVLQMMLSRIFKRRNVHLITTDGFLYPNEYLLENNMMDQKGFPESYDMERLIGFLEDVKRRKSPLQIPIYSHEVYNIIPDEFQEICEPDILIVEGINVLQLPANQQIYVSDFFDFSIFVDADPKTIEKWYLDRFEALLDSAFLEPNNYYYSYATGPREEAMEMARGVWKRVNLRNLEDYILPTRHHAELILRKQANHQISDVYLTKY, from the coding sequence GTGCAAGCGAAGGAATCAAAGAAGTATCATCACTTCACACGTCCAGAGTGGGAAAGTTTTTATCTAAATGGTATACCTCCATTAACCGAGGAAGAGCTTCAAGAAATTAAAAGTTTCAACGATAAAATTTCTTTACAAGACGTGCAAGACATTTATATGCCCTTAACACATTTAATTAAGCTGTATATGAAAGAATACGATTCGTTGCAACAAAGTAAAGGCTTGTTCATGCAGAAGTACCAAGAAACCCCACCTTTCATTATCGGCATTGCAGGTAGTGTCGCGGTCGGTAAAAGTACCACTGCACGTGTCTTACAAATGATGTTGTCACGTATTTTTAAACGTCGCAACGTTCATTTAATTACCACTGACGGTTTCTTGTATCCTAATGAGTATTTGCTTGAAAATAACATGATGGATCAAAAAGGATTTCCAGAGAGTTACGATATGGAACGGCTAATCGGCTTTTTAGAAGACGTTAAACGTCGGAAATCGCCATTACAAATCCCAATATACTCTCACGAGGTTTACAATATTATTCCGGATGAATTTCAAGAAATATGTGAACCTGATATTTTGATTGTTGAAGGAATTAATGTTTTACAATTACCCGCAAACCAACAAATCTATGTTAGCGACTTTTTTGACTTTTCAATTTTTGTTGATGCCGATCCTAAAACAATTGAGAAATGGTACTTAGATCGCTTTGAAGCGCTTCTTGATTCAGCCTTCTTAGAACCAAATAATTATTATTATTCATATGCAACCGGCCCTCGTGAAGAAGCGATGGAAATGGCGCGTGGCGTATGGAAACGAGTGAATTTACGCAACTTAGAAGACTATATCTTACCAACTCGTCATCATGCTGAGTTGATTTTGCGTAAACAAGCTAACCACCAAATTAGTGATGTCTATTTGACTAAATATTAA
- the guaA gene encoding glutamine-hydrolyzing GMP synthase produces the protein MTNPTLETIIVLDFGSQYNQLITRRIREFGVFSELLSHKTTAEEIKAMNPKGIIFSGGPNSVYEEDSFKVDPEIFNLGIPVFGICYGMQLMTDHFGGTVEAAAKKEYGQAFIDVQNTTSGLFQNLPAQEQVWMSHGDLVTKLPEGFDVTATSADCPVAAMANEAKNFYGVQFHPEVRHSLNGNDLLKNFAFEICGCKGDWSMENFIENEIAKIRETVGDKKVLLGLSGGVDSSVVGVLLQKAIGDQLTCIFVDHGLLRKGEAEQVMESLGGKFGLNIIKVDAKKRFLDKLAGVSDPEQKRKIIGNEFIYVFDDEATKLDGIEFLAQGTLYTDVIESGTDTAEVIKSHHNVGGLPDDMQFKLIEPLNTLFKDEVRALGTELGMPDSLVWRQPFPGPGLGIRVLGEISEEKLEIVRESDAILREEIANAGLDRDIWQYFTVLPGIRSVGVMGDGRTYDYTIGIRAITSIDGMTADFARIDWDLLQKISVRLVNEVAHVNRVVYDITSKPPATVEWE, from the coding sequence GTGACTAATCCAACACTAGAAACCATTATCGTTTTAGATTTTGGTAGCCAGTACAACCAATTAATTACTCGTCGTATTCGTGAGTTTGGTGTATTCTCTGAATTACTAAGCCACAAAACAACTGCTGAAGAAATCAAAGCAATGAATCCAAAAGGAATTATCTTCTCTGGTGGACCAAACAGTGTCTATGAAGAAGATTCATTCAAAGTTGATCCAGAAATTTTCAACTTAGGCATTCCTGTCTTCGGTATTTGCTACGGTATGCAATTAATGACTGACCACTTCGGCGGAACAGTTGAAGCAGCAGCGAAAAAAGAATACGGACAAGCCTTCATCGATGTTCAAAATACAACATCTGGTTTATTCCAAAACCTACCTGCGCAAGAACAAGTATGGATGAGCCACGGTGACTTAGTGACTAAATTACCGGAAGGTTTTGACGTAACCGCGACAAGCGCTGACTGTCCGGTAGCTGCTATGGCTAACGAAGCTAAAAACTTCTACGGCGTGCAATTCCATCCAGAAGTACGTCACTCTCTAAACGGGAACGACTTATTGAAAAACTTTGCCTTTGAAATCTGTGGCTGTAAAGGCGACTGGTCAATGGAAAACTTCATCGAAAACGAAATCGCAAAAATCCGCGAAACAGTTGGCGACAAAAAAGTTTTACTTGGTCTTTCAGGCGGTGTGGACTCTAGTGTTGTTGGGGTTCTTTTACAAAAAGCAATCGGCGACCAATTAACTTGTATCTTCGTTGACCACGGTTTATTACGTAAAGGCGAAGCAGAACAAGTAATGGAAAGTTTAGGCGGAAAATTCGGCTTAAACATCATCAAAGTAGACGCTAAAAAACGTTTCTTAGATAAATTAGCAGGTGTTTCTGATCCAGAACAAAAACGTAAAATTATCGGTAACGAATTCATTTACGTATTCGACGATGAAGCAACTAAATTAGACGGCATCGAATTCTTAGCACAAGGTACGTTATACACTGACGTGATCGAAAGTGGAACTGATACTGCTGAAGTTATCAAGTCTCACCATAACGTAGGTGGTTTACCTGACGATATGCAATTCAAACTAATCGAACCATTGAATACATTATTCAAAGATGAAGTTCGCGCTTTAGGAACTGAATTAGGTATGCCTGATTCACTTGTATGGCGTCAACCATTCCCAGGACCAGGATTAGGTATCCGCGTGCTTGGTGAAATTTCTGAAGAAAAATTAGAAATCGTTCGTGAATCAGATGCTATCTTACGTGAAGAAATCGCAAACGCTGGTTTAGACCGCGATATCTGGCAATATTTCACAGTCTTACCAGGCATCCGTTCAGTTGGTGTTATGGGTGACGGCCGTACGTACGATTACACAATCGGTATCCGCGCTATCACATCAATCGACGGTATGACGGCTGACTTCGCACGTATCGATTGGGATCTATTACAAAAAATCTCAGTTCGTTTAGTAAACGAAGTGGCACACGTTAACCGCGTCGTGTATGACATTACCTCTAAACCACCAGCGACTGTAGAGTGGGAATAG
- a CDS encoding FtsK/SpoIIIE domain-containing protein → MNNNIPLNNKYSWNLDTQPHCVVTGKTGSGKTQFIYYLILEAAKLTNEILIFDGKNGDLSNLTAVTIAQTTEEVVTELQQLVLIMKQRITTIKSKKLGNVTASEIGLSHIFCFVDELAAIMINAKKTDRKNKIANKENSKNTAWNRLKEDNTTDILDSLTELILVARQASIHLVLSTQHFDAKLLGDSQIRSNISMKVLLGQQTAQEYNMLNLTQEQLPNVDFSKIGAGVLMLDGLGWVRAKAYETPFIRFSNCTPNDILRTQINNHQLNNH, encoded by the coding sequence ATGAACAATAACATTCCCCTAAATAACAAATACTCATGGAATTTAGATACTCAACCTCATTGCGTAGTTACGGGAAAAACTGGTTCTGGTAAAACACAATTTATTTACTATCTTATTTTAGAAGCGGCAAAATTAACCAATGAAATTTTGATTTTTGATGGAAAAAATGGCGATTTAAGTAATCTAACAGCAGTTACGATCGCACAAACAACAGAAGAGGTTGTCACTGAACTTCAACAATTAGTTCTTATAATGAAACAACGAATTACTACTATTAAATCAAAGAAATTGGGGAACGTTACAGCTTCTGAAATTGGACTATCTCATATTTTCTGTTTTGTCGATGAGTTAGCAGCGATTATGATTAATGCAAAAAAAACAGATAGAAAAAATAAAATTGCGAATAAAGAGAACTCTAAAAATACTGCTTGGAACAGACTAAAAGAAGACAATACTACGGATATTCTTGATTCATTAACAGAACTAATTTTAGTCGCTCGTCAAGCTTCTATTCATCTCGTACTTTCAACACAACACTTTGATGCTAAACTATTGGGGGATTCACAAATTAGATCGAATATTTCAATGAAAGTTTTATTGGGGCAACAAACAGCACAAGAATACAATATGTTGAATCTGACTCAAGAACAGTTACCGAACGTTGATTTCTCTAAAATTGGTGCTGGTGTATTAATGCTTGATGGGCTCGGATGGGTTAGAGCTAAAGCGTATGAAACTCCATTTATTCGATTTAGTAATTGTACCCCAAATGATATTTTACGAACACAGATCAATAATCATCAGTTGAACAATCATTGA
- a CDS encoding rolling circle replication-associated protein — MIIVRKGSATQSQLPSEPPFAAALLDNKAKFGTNEKKRKSVDTNMPKFFDSNGEILGGKTKWLKYWLPQEKNKLQYDKVFKISDDSIELKEYAQTKEIVPYELKEGFQAISIQDGKITYILDKKTKNIVITKVLSDEEHTHLRLKKKRRKRKEFIDKALANPWTHWATLTFSPELAPKMAYSYDEAKKAFMEFRKKIRRKYNNNVKYMAISEYGEKNGRIHWHILLYFDKTIVFEQARSQKGKLLYLTNSHNRNVLDDNKKSIPKLILPNWKYGNSDFYPIYNSSQKAVNYMSKYMMKNEGRAPYEEQGSKAKAYLASKNLNSPHKEYLMRHDKSNLLDENIQKKIEHAQATVQLNIYDKKIMTKKEAIIDDNGTTHTVKKNTYIIDITEKAHQSSTLTSPIDERPNCEI, encoded by the coding sequence TTGATTATTGTACGCAAAGGCAGCGCGACTCAGTCGCAGCTGCCAAGCGAGCCGCCGTTTGCGGCGGCTCTACTTGATAATAAAGCGAAGTTTGGAACAAACGAAAAAAAGAGAAAGAGTGTTGATACAAATATGCCCAAATTTTTTGATAGCAATGGAGAAATTTTAGGTGGCAAAACAAAATGGCTTAAATATTGGCTACCACAAGAAAAAAATAAACTTCAGTATGATAAAGTGTTTAAAATTTCAGATGATTCTATCGAGTTAAAAGAATATGCTCAAACAAAAGAAATTGTGCCTTACGAATTAAAAGAAGGTTTTCAAGCTATCTCAATCCAAGACGGAAAAATCACATATATTCTTGATAAGAAAACAAAAAATATCGTCATTACAAAAGTACTATCTGACGAAGAACACACTCATTTAAGGCTAAAGAAAAAACGTAGAAAAAGAAAAGAATTCATTGATAAAGCATTAGCAAATCCTTGGACTCACTGGGCAACGCTCACTTTCTCACCAGAATTAGCACCTAAAATGGCTTACTCTTATGATGAAGCAAAAAAGGCTTTTATGGAATTTCGCAAAAAAATTAGGCGGAAATATAACAATAATGTAAAATATATGGCTATTTCCGAATATGGAGAAAAAAATGGACGGATTCATTGGCATATCCTTCTATATTTTGATAAAACTATCGTTTTTGAACAGGCACGAAGTCAAAAAGGCAAGCTACTTTACTTAACAAATTCTCATAATCGCAATGTTCTTGACGATAATAAAAAATCAATCCCTAAATTGATTCTTCCAAATTGGAAATATGGAAATAGTGATTTTTATCCGATTTACAATAGTTCCCAAAAAGCTGTTAACTATATGTCCAAATATATGATGAAGAACGAGGGGCGAGCTCCATACGAGGAACAAGGCAGTAAGGCAAAAGCATACCTAGCAAGCAAAAACCTAAATAGCCCGCATAAAGAATATTTAATGAGACACGACAAAAGTAATCTATTGGATGAAAATATTCAGAAAAAAATTGAACACGCTCAAGCTACTGTTCAACTAAATATCTATGATAAAAAAATTATGACAAAAAAAGAAGCGATTATTGATGATAACGGTACTACACACACTGTAAAAAAAAACACGTATATCATTGATATAACTGAAAAAGCTCATCAATCATCAACTCTCACATCTCCGATTGATGAACGTCCTAATTGTGAAATTTAA
- a CDS encoding DUF3173 family protein yields the protein MYKQIITKQDLMKLGYSDYQSKEIIRQSRIYMIELGNEFYDNRKITAIPLHAIEKVLGFEPQIQEAK from the coding sequence ATGTATAAACAAATTATCACAAAACAAGACTTAATGAAATTAGGCTATTCTGACTATCAATCTAAAGAGATCATCAGACAATCTCGAATTTATATGATAGAATTAGGTAATGAATTTTACGATAATCGTAAAATTACAGCAATACCTCTACACGCCATAGAAAAAGTTCTTGGATTTGAACCTCAAATTCAGGAGGCTAAATAA
- a CDS encoding tyrosine-type recombinase/integrase: protein MAMKKSKYTGVYYDKEADKVQVQISLGTDPVTGKRNRLKTMVDENNKPFSSLTEANKFVVVQKAKYFKTGAYAASKMSFDTFVDNEYLPHYKTTVKPQTYEHKLNGIKVIRNFFGKRKLKDIDVKLVNDFRIWLVNYGYKPSYSSGLFSTFKRILSFAEQLGYIQDNPAHKVKALPKGKAKVAFWTKKEFEKVLAQICIDDVYEHLNYTMLTLYFMTGMRVNEATALYWEDIDFKRKQIHVCHNLLIKNQKEFERSDDLKTTNANRFISLDDTTVEILRAWKDKQKEIGLGHKKDFVLSFTGKPLIKSTISRIIKRYAALANIHSIQAKGLRHSHVSYLINEFNIEILKISKRLGHSSPEITYRHYAHLYAGADRDIANEINGTINFSSSKESNVHFQGNQFIKKNTVPEVSPKDTKTA from the coding sequence ATGGCAATGAAAAAAAGTAAGTATACTGGCGTATACTACGATAAAGAAGCAGATAAAGTTCAAGTTCAAATATCATTGGGTACTGACCCTGTTACTGGTAAACGAAATCGGTTAAAAACAATGGTAGATGAAAACAATAAACCTTTTTCTTCTCTTACAGAAGCAAATAAGTTTGTTGTCGTTCAAAAAGCAAAATATTTCAAGACTGGCGCTTATGCTGCTTCAAAAATGAGCTTTGATACTTTTGTTGATAATGAGTATTTACCGCATTATAAGACAACAGTTAAACCACAAACTTATGAACACAAATTAAATGGTATCAAAGTTATCCGCAATTTTTTTGGTAAGCGTAAGCTTAAAGATATCGATGTGAAGCTAGTCAACGATTTTCGAATCTGGTTAGTCAATTATGGCTACAAACCCAGTTATTCTAGTGGTCTGTTCTCTACTTTTAAAAGAATTTTGTCCTTTGCGGAACAATTGGGCTATATCCAAGATAACCCTGCTCACAAAGTCAAAGCATTACCTAAAGGAAAAGCAAAAGTTGCTTTTTGGACTAAAAAAGAATTTGAAAAAGTATTAGCTCAAATTTGTATTGATGATGTGTATGAACATCTCAACTATACTATGTTAACTCTATATTTCATGACTGGGATGCGAGTAAATGAAGCGACTGCTCTCTATTGGGAAGATATTGATTTTAAACGAAAACAAATTCATGTTTGTCATAATTTGTTGATTAAGAATCAAAAAGAGTTTGAACGCTCAGATGACTTAAAAACAACAAATGCAAACCGTTTTATTTCATTAGATGATACGACAGTTGAAATCTTACGAGCTTGGAAAGATAAGCAAAAAGAAATTGGATTAGGTCATAAAAAAGATTTCGTCCTTTCATTTACTGGAAAGCCATTGATAAAGAGTACTATTTCTCGTATTATTAAGCGTTATGCTGCTTTAGCAAACATCCACTCAATTCAAGCAAAAGGCTTACGACACTCGCACGTAAGTTATTTGATTAATGAATTTAACATTGAGATTCTAAAAATTTCTAAACGGCTAGGACATTCCAGCCCAGAGATCACGTATCGACATTATGCACATCTTTACGCTGGTGCTGACCGCGATATTGCCAATGAAATTAATGGTACTATTAATTTTTCTAGCTCTAAAGAATCAAATGTTCATTTTCAAGGGAATCAATTTATTAAGAAAAATACTGTCCCCGAAGTGTCCCCAAAGGATACTAAGACAGCTTAG